From one Lolium rigidum isolate FL_2022 chromosome 4, APGP_CSIRO_Lrig_0.1, whole genome shotgun sequence genomic stretch:
- the LOC124648270 gene encoding AAA-ATPase At2g46620-like produces the protein MPLPDVVGVLAYAALAAVALRAVLSYKSAAQAARRLWRWADEWAQAYQYYDVPRLVAAGDAAENPLFRKAAAYVSSLPSLEDADAACVLSSPTKTNDFSLQLGPGHTAHDAFLGARLAWTNAGPDRLVLRVRRHDRTRVLRPYLQHVESVADEMDLRRRELRLYANSGGSLGAPRWASAPFAHPATLDTVAMDPDLKARVRADLETFLKGRAYYHRLGRVWRRSYLLYGPHGTGKSTFAAAMARFLGYDVYDVDLSRAGTDDDLRAMLLDTAPRSLILVEDLDRYLRRGDSETSAARAARVLGFMDGLSSCCGEERVMVFTMSGGKDGVDPAVLRPGRLDVHIHFTLCDFEGFKALASNYLGLKDHKLYPQVEEGFHAGARLSPAELGEIMLANRASPSRALRTVISALQHVAAPPARTSSASAARPPRLSSRLSGHLDEPNAAACESNAASLSPGGGFGKETPMREFKKLYGLIKIRSRKEGGVVPVDDTAASPHRRVSDASTAEKDR, from the coding sequence ATGCCGCTGCCGGACGTTGTCGGCGTCCTGGCCTACGCCGCCCTGGCCGCGGTCGCGCTGCGGGCGGTGCTCTCCTACAAGTCGGCGGCGCAAGCGGCCCGCCGGCTCTGGCGCTGGGCCGACGAGTGGGCCCAGGCCTACCAGTACTACGACGTGCCGCggctcgtcgccgccggcgacgcggcCGAGAACCCGCTCTTCCGCAAGGCGGCGGCTTACGTGTCGTCGCTGCCCTCGCTGGAGGACGCGGACGCCGCCTGCGTGCTCTCCTCCCCGACCAAGACCAACGACTTCTCGCTGCAGCTCGGCCCCGGCCACACCGCGCACGACGCCTTCCTCGGCGCGCGCCTCGCCTGGACCAACGCCGGCCCCGACCGCCTCGTCCTGCGCGTGCGCCGCCACGACCGCACCCGCGTGCTGCGGCCCTACCTCCAGCACGTCGAGTCCGTCGCCGACGAGATGGACCTGCGCCGCCGCGAGCTCCGCCTCTACGCCAACTCCGGCGGCTCCCTCGGCGCGCCGCGCTGGGCGTCCGCGCCCTTCGCCCACCCGGCCACGCTCGACACGGTGGCCATGGACCCGGACCTCAAGGCCCGGGTCCGCGCCGACCTCGAGACCTTCCTCAAGGGCCGCGCGTACTACCACCGCCTCGGCCGCGTCTGGCGCCGGAGCTACCTGCTCTACGGCCCGCACGGCACCGGCAAGTCCAccttcgccgccgccatggccaggTTCCTCGGCTACGACGTCTACGACGTCGACCTCTCCCGCGCCGGAACCGACGACGACCTCCGCGCCATGCTCCTCGACACCGCCCCGCGCTCGCTCATCCTCGTCGAGGACCTCGACCGCTACCTCCGCCGCGGCGACAGTGAAACCTCCGCCGCCAGGGCCGCCAGAGTGCTGGGCTTCATGGACGGGCTCTCCTCCTGCTGTGGCGAGGAGCGCGTGATGGTCTTCACCATGAGCGGCGGCAAGGACGGCGTGGACCCGGCCGTGCTGCGCCCGGGCCGGCTGGACGTGCACATCCACTTCACCCTCTGCGACTTCGAGGGCTTCAAGGCGCTCGCCAGCAACTACCTCGGCCTCAAGGACCACAAGCTCTACCCGCAGGTGGAGGAGGGCTTCCACGCTGGCGCGCGCCTCAGCCCCGCCGAGCTCGGCGAGATCATGCTCGCCAACCGAGCCTCCCCTAGCCGCGCGCTCCGCACCGTCATCAGCGCGCTGCAGCACGTCGCGGCGCCGCCTGCCAGAACCAGCTCCGCATCCGCGGCGCGGCCGCCCAGGCTCAGCTCAAGATTATCCGGCCACCTCGACGAGCCCAACGCGGCGGCGTGCGAGTCCAACGCGGCGAGCCTGTCGCCGGGCGGGGGGTTCGGGAAGGAGACGCCCATGCGAGAGTTCAAGAAGCTCTACGGCCTCATCAAGATCAGGAGCCGCAAGGAGGGCGGCGTCGTGCCGGTGGACGACACGGCGGCCTCGCCGCACAGGCGGGTCAGCGACGCCAGCACCGCCGAGAAGGACCGGTGA